In the Phenylobacterium soli genome, AGGTGATGCGGCTGACCGACAAGAAGGGCGCCGACGTGATCGTCGATCCGGTCGGCGGCAGCACCCTGCAGGGCTCGATCCTGTCGCTGGCCTACCGCGGGCGGGTGTCGATGGTCGGCGCGGCCGGACGCGAGCCGATGAAGGTGGACGTCTCGACCATGATGGGCGGCAACCGCAGCCTGTCGGGCGTCTTCCTCGGGGCCGAGATCGGCACCGACCGGGTCTACGACATCATCAAGGGGCTGATCGCCGACGTCGCCAAGGGCGAGCTGAAGGTCGTCATCGACCGCACCTTCAAGCTGTCGGAGGCCGCCGACGCCCACCGCTACATCGAAAGCCGCCAGGCCGTCGGCCGCGTGCTGCTGATCCCGTAAAGGAGCCTCGCCCATGCCCCGCGCACGCAATGGCGCCGTCGAGCTGGAGTACGAGACCTTCGGCGACGACCGGCCCGAGACCATCCTGCTGATCAACGGCCTCGGCTCGCAGATGACCCGCTGGCCCGAGCCCTTCTGCGAGAGGCTGGTGGCCCGCGGCTACCGCGCCATCCGCTTCGACAACCGCGACGTCGGCCTGTCGAGCTGGCTGGACGGGCAGAGCTACACCCTCTCCGACATGGCCGCCGACGCCATGGCGGTGCTGGACGCCGCGGGCGTCGAGCGCGCCCACGTGGCGGGCGTCTCGATGGGCGGGATGATCACCCAGAAGGTGGCCATCGACCATCCGCACCGGGTGCTGTCGATCACCTCGATCATGTCGGCGCCCGGCGTCGGCCCGGCCCTGCAGTCGACCCCCGAGGCGGCGGCGGTGCTGAACACCCCGCCGCCGGATCCGGCGGCCGACTTCGAGGCCTTCGTGGCGCACGGGGTGAAGAACGCCCGGATCATCGGCAGCCCCGGCTATCCGTGGGACGAGGCGGCGCTGCGCGAGCGGGTGATCGCCGAGCACCGGCGGGCGTTCAATCCGGAGGGCGTGGCGCGGCAGCGGCGGGCGATCTTCAACGATGGCGACCGCGCGCCGGACCTCGCCAAGCTCAGCGTCCCGGCGGTGGTGGTGCACGGCACGCACGACCCGCTGGTCCAGCCGATCGGCGGCGAGCTGACCGCCAAGGCGGTCCCGGGCGCGGAGCTGCGCGTCGTCGAGGGCATGGGCCACGACCTGCCGCCCGGGCTCTACGACACCATCGTCGACGCCATCGTCGCGGCCGCCAGCCGCGCCAGGGCCGCGGCCTGAACACCACACCAACGAAGGGGATATCCATGGGACGTCTGGAGGGCCGCTCGGCCGTGATCACCGGCGCGGCCAGCGGCATCGGCCGCGCCGCCGCCAAGCTGTTCGCCGCCGAGGGCGCGCGGGTGGTGTGCGTCGACCGCGCCGAGACGGTGGCCGACACTGCCAAGGCCATCACCGAGGCCGGCGGCAAGGCGCTGGCCCTGACCGGCGATGCGGCCGACGAGGCCTTCGTGGCGAGCTATGTGAAGCGGGCGGTGGACGACCACGGCGGCCTCGACGTGCTGTGGGCCAACGCCGGCGTCTCCGGCGGCTGGGTTCCCATGCAGGAGCAGGACGCCGCCCACTGGGCCGAGATCGTCCGCATCAACCTGATCGGCCACTTCCTGGCCCTGAAGCACGCCGCCCCGATCATGGTCGCCGCGGGCAAGGGCTCGATCATCATGACCGCCTCGGTGGCCGGCATCCGCTCGGGCGCCGGCGGCATGCCCTATTCGGCGTCGAAGGCCGGCGTCATCAGCCTGGCGCAGACCTCGGCCAATGAGCTCTACGGCACCGGCGTGCGGGTCAACGCCATCTGCCCGGGGCTGATCGAGACCGGCATGACCAAGCCGGTCTACGACCAGGCTCGCGCCCGCGGCACCGAGGAGAAGATCGGCCAGCTCAACCCGCTGACCCGCGGCGGCGAGCCCATCGAGATCGCCAACATGGGCCTGTTCCTGGCCTCGGACGAAGCGTCCTACGTCAACGGCCAGTTCATCGCGGTGGACGGCGGCCTGTCCTCCTCGCACCCCGTCGTGCGGCGCAAGCGGTGATCTACCTCGTCCGCCACGGGCAGACGGAGTGGAACGTCGAGCAGCGGATCCAGGGCCGCACGGAGTCCCCGCTGACGCCGCGCGGCCGCCTGCAGGCGCAGGCCATGGCGGAGCTGCTGGCCCAACGACTGTCGGCCGAGGGCGCCGCCGGGGTCGGCCCGGGGGGCTGGCGGCTGGTGGCCAGCCCGCTCGGCCGGGCGCAGGCGACCGCCGCCGCCATCGCCGAGCGGACGGGACTTCGCCTCGAGACCGAGGATCGCCTGGCGGAGATCTGCTGCGGCGAGTGGGAGGGACGGCTGCGGAGCGAGATCTTCCGCCTCCATCCCGAGCGCCTCGCCAACAAGGAATGGTTCTACGGCGCGCCGGGGGGCGAGACCTATGAGGCGGTATGGCGGCGCGTGGCGGACTTCCTCGCCGACCTGCCGCCCGAGCCCGAGCGGCGCCTGATCGTGGTGGGCCATGGGGTCTCGGGCCGCCTGTTGCGCGGCGCCTATGCCGGCTTCTCCCGCCGGGAGACCATCGATCAAGACGTGCCGCAGGACGCCGTCTTCCGCCTCGTGGGCGGCCGCATCGAGCGGTTCGACTGCCCGGAGGTCCCGGCCTAGCGGTCCCGGCCTAGCGGTCGAGCAGGCGGCGGACCTCGGCCTTGAGGTCGTAGATCGGGGCGACCTCGGCGGCGAAGTCGGGCCAGTGGTCGCTCGCCGCCCAATACTCCGCCAGCCCCAGCTTGACGCACAGGCGCACGAACCTCGGGTCGGCGCGCATGGCCTCGTAGGAGGCGGTGAACAGCACGTTCAGCGCCGTCTCCCCGGACGTCAGCAGGCCCTCCGAATGGTAGAGGTGGTCGAAGCTGGCGTCCTCGAGGATGTCGTAGATGGGCCCGGCAAGGCCGAGGCCGGCGGGCAGGCCAAGGCCGCCGAGCGGCGCCGTGCCGGTCTGCGCCACGCTGGTCCGCAGCTCGTCCACCACCTGGCGGGCGATCGCCGGCGACCAGCCGCGGACACGCTCGGCCATCAGCAGGAGACCTCGCACGATCGGGGAGGCGAGCGACTCCGGCGGCAGGACGGCGCGCTCGCGTTCGAAGCGGGCCCAGTCCCCCGCCTCCACCGCGAAGCGCATGGCCACGATGTGCAGGACGATGATGTCGGGCCAGCGCTCGACGTCGCGGTCGAGGGTCGAGCGGGCCTCCTGGCGCAGGCCGACGCTCTCCTGGAGGTAGGGCAGGTAGAAGGCGGCGTAGCGGGGGTCGAGGCGGTAGGCGCGGGCGATGTAGCTGTAGGCCAGGGCCTGATGCCCGAGGATGTCGTGCAGGCCCGCCATGTGGGTCAGCACCATCGGGTCGTTCGGCGCGGCGGCGAGGGCCAGGTCCACCAGGCTGAGCCGCTTGGCGTAGGCGCCGCACATCGGCTCGATCATCTCGAGGGCGAGGTAGGCGTGGGCCGCCCGCGGATCGAGGGCGAGAGCCCGCTCCGCCGCCTCCATGGCGCCGCGGCGCAGGGCCGAGGCCTGGGCGGCGTCGACCCCGAGCCAGCGGCGGGATATGGCCCGGGCGAAGGCCAGCAAGGCCCAGGCCTCGGCGAAGTCCGGCGCCAGGGCCACCGCCTGCTCGAGCAGGGGGGCGTTGAAACCGATGAGGTCCGGCCCCGGCGCGCGGGCCCGCAGCACGAGGTCGAAGGCGGCCGGATCGATCGGGCCGGCGCTGACCGAGGGCGCGAACTTCGCCTTCAGGGCCGCCGCCACATGGGCCGCGATCTCGTCCTGCAGGGTGAAGACGTCGGCCAGCCGCCGGTCGAAACGATCGGTCCACACCGTGGTCTGGCTGGCGCAGTCGACGAGCTCGACAGAGATCCTGACGCTGTCGCCGGCGCGGCGCACCGCCCCGTCCAGCACATG is a window encoding:
- a CDS encoding winged helix-turn-helix domain-containing protein, with protein sequence MGGLSVQPALRRVTHPDGRQQILQPRVMQVLVALARAEGEILSRDELLATCWPGMVVGEDALNRVIGQLRKLCDHLTGGELRIETITKVGYRLVGAGLVAAAAAAQAGDGDPLLAVLAFDNLSGDADFLYFSDGISEEVLLTVAKTTGLRVLGRSSSFHYRGADKSVRRVADELGATHVLDGAVRRAGDSVRISVELVDCASQTTVWTDRFDRRLADVFTLQDEIAAHVAAALKAKFAPSVSAGPIDPAAFDLVLRARAPGPDLIGFNAPLLEQAVALAPDFAEAWALLAFARAISRRWLGVDAAQASALRRGAMEAAERALALDPRAAHAYLALEMIEPMCGAYAKRLSLVDLALAAAPNDPMVLTHMAGLHDILGHQALAYSYIARAYRLDPRYAAFYLPYLQESVGLRQEARSTLDRDVERWPDIIVLHIVAMRFAVEAGDWARFERERAVLPPESLASPIVRGLLLMAERVRGWSPAIARQVVDELRTSVAQTGTAPLGGLGLPAGLGLAGPIYDILEDASFDHLYHSEGLLTSGETALNVLFTASYEAMRADPRFVRLCVKLGLAEYWAASDHWPDFAAEVAPIYDLKAEVRRLLDR
- a CDS encoding histidine phosphatase family protein, translating into MIYLVRHGQTEWNVEQRIQGRTESPLTPRGRLQAQAMAELLAQRLSAEGAAGVGPGGWRLVASPLGRAQATAAAIAERTGLRLETEDRLAEICCGEWEGRLRSEIFRLHPERLANKEWFYGAPGGETYEAVWRRVADFLADLPPEPERRLIVVGHGVSGRLLRGAYAGFSRRETIDQDVPQDAVFRLVGGRIERFDCPEVPA
- a CDS encoding SDR family NAD(P)-dependent oxidoreductase, giving the protein MGRLEGRSAVITGAASGIGRAAAKLFAAEGARVVCVDRAETVADTAKAITEAGGKALALTGDAADEAFVASYVKRAVDDHGGLDVLWANAGVSGGWVPMQEQDAAHWAEIVRINLIGHFLALKHAAPIMVAAGKGSIIMTASVAGIRSGAGGMPYSASKAGVISLAQTSANELYGTGVRVNAICPGLIETGMTKPVYDQARARGTEEKIGQLNPLTRGGEPIEIANMGLFLASDEASYVNGQFIAVDGGLSSSHPVVRRKR
- a CDS encoding alpha/beta fold hydrolase, giving the protein MPRARNGAVELEYETFGDDRPETILLINGLGSQMTRWPEPFCERLVARGYRAIRFDNRDVGLSSWLDGQSYTLSDMAADAMAVLDAAGVERAHVAGVSMGGMITQKVAIDHPHRVLSITSIMSAPGVGPALQSTPEAAAVLNTPPPDPAADFEAFVAHGVKNARIIGSPGYPWDEAALRERVIAEHRRAFNPEGVARQRRAIFNDGDRAPDLAKLSVPAVVVHGTHDPLVQPIGGELTAKAVPGAELRVVEGMGHDLPPGLYDTIVDAIVAAASRARAAA